ACGGCGGCCTATGCCGTGGACATGGGCGCCCATATCATCAACGATATCTGGGGGCTCCAGTATGAGGCAGAGCCGGGACAGATGGCAGCCGTCGCTGCGGCAAAGGACGTGCCGGTCGTGGCGATGCACAATCAAAACGGCACGGAGTATACAGATATAATCGGCGATATGAAGGCCTTTTTTGCCTGTACGGCCGAGCTGGCCGCCGAAGCGGGACTTGCGCAGAGCAAGCTCATCTTCGACCCGGGCATCGGCTTTGGCAAGACCTTTGCCCAAAACATATACGTCATGAAGCATTTGCGCGAACTGACGGCCCTGCCGTATCCGATGCTCCTCGGCACCAGCCGCAAGCGGTTCATCGGCGAAGTCCTCGACTTGCCGGCAGAAGAGCGGATGGAAGGGACGGGCGCGGCCTGCGTCGTCGGCGTGTTGGCGGGCTGCGCGATCATGCGGGTCCACGACGTCAAGCCGATTGCCCGCATGTGCCGCATGGCCGACGCGCTGTGCGAAGATGACTCGAGGTAATCTGACCGCAGGGTATAGGTATGCGGAAATTTTTCTGAATTCATGCAAAATACGGGGCTGGTTATGGATATATATGGTACAATAAGAGTGTACAACGCGGATTTGCATGAACGAGGAGGAATACCGTATGAGTCGTGAAGTGACCGATTGGATGAATATAGCCCAGTGCTTTTATTGGAGCAACGAGCGGCTGCTGCAGTTTTCCCAGCAGTTTTCCGCTGAAATAGAGCGCGTCCTGGCTGGACAGCCTTCATCGCTTCAAGCTGTTAAGTCGTATTTGGCCCTGCCGACGGGCAGGGAGCAGGGGACCTACCTGGCCCTCGACTTCGGCGGCACAAATGTGCGCGTTTCTCGGATTCGCCTGCTGGGGCACCATTGCTTTATCGTGGAGAAAAAGGTTTCCCGCCCGCTGAAAAAGGACGGCGAATACAACTATATGACGGCT
This region of Megasphaera stantonii genomic DNA includes:
- the folP gene encoding dihydropteroate synthase, with the translated sequence MKKEIRRYAWKDGKTLTIGEKTLIMGILNYTPDSFSDGGKWNRIDDALRHMEEMVADGADIIDIGAESTRPGHQAITAEEEIERLRGILPKLAAACPVPISVDTYKAETAAYAVDMGAHIINDIWGLQYEAEPGQMAAVAAAKDVPVVAMHNQNGTEYTDIIGDMKAFFACTAELAAEAGLAQSKLIFDPGIGFGKTFAQNIYVMKHLRELTALPYPMLLGTSRKRFIGEVLDLPAEERMEGTGAACVVGVLAGCAIMRVHDVKPIARMCRMADALCEDDSR